The following are encoded together in the Coffea arabica cultivar ET-39 chromosome 1c, Coffea Arabica ET-39 HiFi, whole genome shotgun sequence genome:
- the LOC113698428 gene encoding uncharacterized protein — protein sequence MGTMVGHVAPGFGFFLIGLWHLINHVRLHSLHPKSYTSLPWFPTSKIRYLEHFLIMGGCLASISMELFIGPHRHQPLDTDGTIPSYHLHNFEHSNISLTFFVYSLFSIILDKIQPPAHYSLTLMLGAIAFGQQFLLFHLHSADHMGVEGQYHWLLQIVIFVSLLTTLLGIGYPKSFLNSFIRSLSILFQGIWLMVMGIMLWTPEYIPKGCFINEEGHKVVRCQNHEALERAKSLVNIEFSWYLVGVTIFGMCVYLALYRMFPEKVEYQSLTKFEDQELEDDDLEAQKRNKVGGTKASFLPLGKSLELTDMER from the coding sequence ATGGGCACTATGGTGGGACATGTGGCACCTGGATTTGGCTTCTTCCTAATTGGGCTCTGGCATTTAATCAACCATGTCAGGCTTCACTCTCTCCATCCAAAATCCTACACATCTTTGCCATGGTTTCCCACTTCAAAAATCAGGTACTTGGAACATTTCTTGATCATGGGAGGCTGCCTTGCCTCAATATCCATGGAGCTCTTCATTGGTCCACACAGGCACCAACCATTGGACACTGATGGCACCATCCCATCATACCACCTTCACAACTTTGAGCACTCAAACATATCCTTGACTTTCTTTGTCTATTCACTTTTCTCCATCATTCTTGACAAAATCCAGCCCCCAGCCCATTATAGCCTAACTCTAATGCTAGGAGCCATTGCTTTTGGCCAGCAATTTCTCCTCTTCCACCTCCACTCCGCTGATCACATGGGTGTGGAAGGGCAATACCACTGGCTTCTGCAAATTGTCATTTTTGTCTCACTTTTGACCACCCTTTTAGGCATAGGTTACCCCAAGAGTTTCTTGAACAGTTTCATAAGGTCTCTCAGCATCTTGTTCCAAGGAATTTGGCTGATGGTCATGGGAATCATGCTTTGGACACCAGAGTATATTCCCAAAGGGTGTTTCATAAACGAAGAGGGTCATAAAGTTGTCAGATGCCAAAATCATGAAGCCCTTGAAAGAGCCAAGTCACTAGTGAATATTGAGTTCAGCTGGTACCTGGTTGGAGTCACAATTTTTGGCATGTGTGTTTACTTGGCACTCTACAGAATGTTCCCTGAGAAAGTTGAGTACCAATCTTTAACAAAATTTGAGGATCAAGAACTGGAAGATGATGATTTGGAGGCtcaaaaaaggaacaaagttGGAGGGACCAAGGCAAGTTTTCTTCCTCTGGGAAAGTCATTGGAACTAACTGATATGGAAAGGTAG